Proteins found in one Prochlorothrix hollandica PCC 9006 = CALU 1027 genomic segment:
- the cobM gene encoding precorrin-4 C(11)-methyltransferase: MAADPSTPVAPLPATVSITPTQPLPPAVYIVGAGPGDPELLTLKALRLLASADVILYADSLVPAQILESIGSQAETIPTANKTLEQILPLMIDRVRQGQSVVRLHSGDPCLYGAVHEQMQALVTAGIPFEVVPGISAFQTAAAKLGVELTVPGLVQTIILTRISGRTHVPEPEELASLAAHKASLCLYLAARHVERAQEALLLHYDRDTPVAICYRLDWPDEQLWVVPLHQMAEVTRREDLIRTTLYVISPALAVRPQAGESGGDDRRSQLYNPTHSHLFRPRAQV, encoded by the coding sequence ATGGCTGCTGACCCTTCGACCCCCGTTGCTCCCCTCCCTGCCACCGTCTCCATCACCCCAACCCAGCCTCTCCCCCCAGCGGTCTACATTGTGGGGGCTGGTCCCGGCGATCCCGAACTCCTGACCCTCAAAGCATTGCGGTTGCTGGCCAGCGCCGATGTCATCCTCTATGCCGATTCCCTGGTTCCAGCCCAAATTTTGGAGTCCATCGGCTCCCAGGCCGAAACCATTCCCACCGCCAATAAAACCCTGGAGCAGATTTTGCCCCTGATGATCGATCGGGTGCGCCAAGGTCAGTCCGTGGTGCGGCTCCACTCCGGGGATCCCTGTCTCTATGGGGCGGTCCATGAACAAATGCAAGCCTTGGTCACCGCCGGCATTCCCTTCGAGGTGGTACCGGGCATCAGTGCTTTTCAAACCGCCGCCGCCAAGTTGGGGGTGGAACTAACGGTGCCGGGGTTGGTGCAAACCATTATTCTGACCCGCATCAGTGGCCGAACCCATGTGCCGGAACCGGAAGAATTAGCCAGCCTTGCGGCCCATAAAGCTAGCTTATGCCTCTATTTGGCGGCTCGCCATGTGGAACGGGCGCAGGAGGCGTTATTGCTCCACTACGATCGCGATACCCCCGTGGCCATTTGTTACCGGCTGGACTGGCCCGATGAGCAACTGTGGGTTGTTCCCCTCCACCAAATGGCAGAGGTGACCCGACGGGAAGACCTGATTCGGACGACGCTCTATGTCATCAGTCCGGCCCTGGCGGTGCGGCCCCAGGCTGGGGAATCGGGGGGAGACGATCGGCGATCGCAGCTCTACAACCCCACCCACAGCCACCTGTTCCGTCCCCGTGCCCAGGTCTAG